The genomic stretch ACGAATCAAGGTCTTGCTGGTCGAGGACGACGGGGACAGCCGGGAGCTGCTGGCGGAGCTGCTGGAGTCGGAGTTCGACGTGAAGACGGCCACGGATGGCCTGGCCGGCCTCAAGATGTTCGAGGCCGAGCACCCGGACGTGGTGGTGACGGACGAATCCCTCCCAGGCATGTGCGGCACCGAACTCGCGCAGAAGGTCAAGGAGCGCGAACCCCGGGCCCGCGTCATCCTCGTGTCCGGTTACACACAGGTGCAGGGCTCCGAACACTGTGACGTGGTGCTGCGCAAGCCCATCGACGTAGAGCGCCTCAGCGCCGCGGTGTGCAGGCTGGGCGACGAAGCGCGACACTGAACAAAGTGACGGGCCCTGGGTGCCGTCCACGGAACCCAGACCTACTATTTCCCTCCAGACACCCACGGGCAGGAGGGACGGCGATGAAATACTGTGCGAGGTGCGGCTCCGAGTATCAGGACGGCGTCAACGCGTGCGCTGACTGTCCAGGCAACCCGCTCCTCGTGAGCGCGGAGGAGATGCGCAGCAGGGGGCTGCCGCTCCCGCATGAGCTGGATACCCGCGTCTTCGTCCGGGCCGGCTCCGCGGAGGACCCCTTCACCGCCGAGGTCTACACGCAGCTCCTCCAGGACGCGCACATCCCCGTCCTGGTACGCGCTGGCCGCTCGGGCGTCGTAGACAAGCTGACCACCGGCAACGTGCTGCCCTGGTGGGAAATCCACGTCCCCGCCGACCAGCAGGTCCGGGCCACGACGCTGATTGAGCAGGAGCGCCTGCGGGAGCTGGCCACCAACGACGAGGCCGCGGCCGCCGCCGAGGCCGAGGAGCGGGAGACCGAATCCCCCGCCGCCGAGGCCGAGGAGCGGGAGACCGAATCCCCCGCCGCGCCGCCACCGGCCTACTGAACGCGCTCAGGGCACCGGGCGCGCCACCGAGCCGCCGCTCGCCATATCGGGGCGGCGCGGCTCGAAGAGGCTGACGCCCGTCACCTTCCACTTCGAGTAGCGGCCGTTGCGGGCCAGGAACGTCTCCAGGTCCTCGTCCACCACGCGGTTGTAGCCGCCGCGTGAGGCGTGGCGAAGGTACGTGCGCTTCTTGCGCTGCACCACGAAGCCCAGGTGGGTGATGCGGGTGGCCTTCAGCGGCAGGTCCTCGCGCATCACCACCAGGATGGTGCCCGAGGGGATGTCGCGCGCGTGCGCCATCACCCGCTCCAGGGGCAGCATGTTCAGCGGGTACGTGCCCACCACCTGCTGCGCCTTGGGCAGGCCCAGCGCCTGCGACGAGCGCGACTGCCAGGTGACCTTCGTCAGTGACTTCGTCACCGTGACGGCGTCATCCCCCGCGTAGCGCCGC from Myxococcus xanthus encodes the following:
- a CDS encoding response regulator, giving the protein MGAERIKVLLVEDDGDSRELLAELLESEFDVKTATDGLAGLKMFEAEHPDVVVTDESLPGMCGTELAQKVKEREPRARVILVSGYTQVQGSEHCDVVLRKPIDVERLSAAVCRLGDEARH
- a CDS encoding DUF2007 domain-containing protein, producing the protein MKYCARCGSEYQDGVNACADCPGNPLLVSAEEMRSRGLPLPHELDTRVFVRAGSAEDPFTAEVYTQLLQDAHIPVLVRAGRSGVVDKLTTGNVLPWWEIHVPADQQVRATTLIEQERLRELATNDEAAAAAEAEERETESPAAEAEERETESPAAPPPAY